CGACATCCTGCGTACCGACGGACGGATTTCATACCGGAAGCTGTCTGAGCTCGTGAACCTCACGCCGCGGCCCTGCCAGGCGCGCGTGGAGCGGCTCGAGGCGCTCGGCGTGATCGCGGGCTACCGCGCGGTGATCAACGCGCCGCGCGCGACCAAGCCGATCGTCGTGATCGCGCAGATCGTGCTGGCCGATCACGGGCGTTCGCAGGCGCCGTTCGAAGAGGAGATGCGCGCGAATCCGGCGGTGCTCGATTGCTGGCTCGTCAGCGGCACGTTCGATTTTCTCGTGCGGCTCGCGTGCGAGGATCTCGACGAGTACCGGCGGATCGCGAATGTGTGGCTCGAAAGCCCGCGGTTCAGGATCGAGAAGATCGTGACGACCGCCGAACTGCAGGCGATCAAGCGCAGCGTCGTCTGACGCGGCCGGTAAAGTCCGGTCGCGCAGGCCCGGTTTCAATGCGAATGACCGGTTCGATCGATTTGTATTCCGAATCAAATCGAGCGAACCCGAATCCAATCAGGGTGAACACTATGGATGCTTTGCAAGCGGCAGCGGAGACGGCCGCACCGTCCGGGACGACGCTCAAGCGCCGGCTGCAGGGCCGGCACATCGCGATGATCGCGATCGGCGGCTCGATCGGCACGGGGCTGTTCGTCGCGTCGGGCGCGTCGGTCGCGCAGGCGGGGCCGGGCGGCGCGATCGCCGCGTATATCGCGATCGGGATGATGGTGTACTTCGTCGTCACGGGGCTCGGCGAGATGGCGGCGCTGATGCCCGTGTCGGGCTCGTTCGCGGTGTACGGCGAGAAGTACGTCGACGAAGGCTTCGGCGTCGCGCTCGGCTGGACCTACTGGTACAGCTGGGCCGTGACGATCGCGATCGAGCTGGTCGCCGCGCAGATCGTGATGCGCTACTGGTTTCCCTCGGTGCCGGGCGTGTGGTGGGGGGCGGGCTTCCTCGTGCTGATCTTCCTGCTCAATACGCTGTCGGTACGCGGTTTCGGCGAGTCGGAATACTGGTTCTCGCTGATCAAGGTCGTCACCGTCATCGCGTTCATCGCGGCCGGGCTGCTGATCGCGGCCGGCGTGCTGGGCAGCGGGCATCCGGTGGGCTTGCGCAACTTCACGACGGGCGACGCGCCGTTCGTCGGCGGCGTGCACGCGATGATGAGCGTCGCGCTGATCGCGGGATTCTCGTTTCTCGGCACCGAGCTGGTCGGGATCACGGCCGGCGAATCGGAGAATCCGCGCAAGACGATCCCGCGCGCGGTGAAGCAGATCTTCTGGCGGATCATGCTGTTCTACGTGCTCGCGATCTTCGTGATCGGCCTGCTCGTGCCGTACACCGATCCGAACCTGCTGAAGAGCGACGTGACCGACATCGGCGTGAGCCCGTTCACGCTCGTATTCAGCCACGCGGGCTTCACGGTCGCGGCCGGCGCGATGAATCTCGTGATCCTGACGGCGGTGCTGTCGGCCGGCAACTCCGGCACCTATGCGGCGACGCGGATGCTGTACAACCTCGCATCGGAAGGGCGCGCGCCGGCGATGTTCGCGACGTTGTCGCCGGGCGGCGTGCCGCGCAACGCGCTGTACGCGACGATGGCCGTCGGCGGGCTGTGCTTCCTCACGTCGCTGACCAACAACCAGAGCATCTATCTGTGGCTGCTGAACACGGTCGGCATCACGGGCTTCATCGCGTGGCTCGGTATCGCGGTCTGCCATTACCGGTTCCGCAAGGGGTTCGTGAAGCAGGGCTACCGGCTCGAGCAACTGCCGTATCGCGCGAAATGGTTTCCGTTCGGGCCGCTGTTCGCGATCGCGATCTGCATCGTGATTTCGCTCGGGCAGGATTACCAGGCCTTCTTCGCGGCCCGCATCGACTGGATGGAAGTGCTGTCGATCTATGTGTGGATTCCGCTGTTCGTCGCGATCTGGTGGGCGTATCGCCGCGCGCGCAAGAGCCGGCTCGTGCGCTACGAGGATATGGACATCGGCCCGTGGCTGACGCGTTCGGTCGACACGATGGCGGATACGCGCGAGCGGTCGCGCGGCGCGTGATGCGCCGGCCGGCCGCGTGACGGTCGGCCGGCTGCCGGGATACCATCGCGGTTCGCGCGGCGTGTCGCTCAGGGCCTGCGGCACGCGGCGCGCTTCCCGATCGATTTCGCGTCCAGCACACAACATGACAACACAGCCGAACCGCGTTTCCTCCCAGTCACTTGCCTCCGGCGCCAGCGTGCGCGAGATTGCCGATACCGTGCGCACGGCCGGGCGGCGTGCCGCCGATATCGCCGACGACGCGCTCGCGCGTCTCGCGGCGATCGCGCCGCTCAATGCGATGGTGCACGTCGATGCCGATCTCGCGCGCCGCACGGCCGCAAGCGTCGATGCGCGCATCGCGCAGGGCGACGTGCTGCCGCTCGCCGGCGTGCCGTTCGTCATCAAGGACAACCTCGATACCGTCGCGATGCCGACGCTCGGCGCGAGCCCGGCGGTGAACGGCTATCGGGCGGCGGAAGACGCGCTTGCCGTGCGACGCCTGCTCGACGCCGGCGCGGTGCCGCTGGGCAAGGCGAACATGCACGAGCTCGCGTTCGGCATCACGAGCGGCAACCGGCATTTCGGCGCGGTCGGCAATCCGCATGACCCGCGGCGCATCGCCGGCGGGTCGAGCGGCGGTACGGCGGCGGCCGTCGCGGCCGGCATCCCGTTCGGTCTCGGCACCGACACGGGCGGCTCGGTGCGCATTCCGGCCGCATTCTGCGGTGTGTACGGGCTGCGGCCGTCCGCGCAGCGCTATTCGCCGCACGGCGTGCTGTCGCTGTCGCCCACGCGCGATACGGTCGGGCCGATCGGCCATGACATCGACGACCTGCTGCTGCTCGACACCGTGTTGACGCGCGACGACAGCCCGGCCGCCGCTCCCGAGTGGCCGAGGTTGCGCATCGGCGTGCCCGGCGCGCCTTACTTCGACGCGCTCGATCCGGGCGTCGCGGCATGCATCGAGCGTGCGCTCGCGTCGTTCGCGGCGGCCGGCGCGACGCTCGTGCCGCTGCCGGCGATGCCGCTGCACGAAGCAAACGAGGCATGCAGCTTTCCGATCGTCGCGTTCGAGGCGAACCGGTATTGGCGCAACTTCGCGGCGGAACGGCTCGGCATCCCGTTCGACGTGTTCGTCGAGCGGATCGCGAGCGACGACGTGCGCGACATTTTCCGGTCGTTCGTGGCTGCGCCGGTCGAGGCCGGCGCCTATGCGGAAGGGATCGCGTGCCGGCAGCGTCTCGTGCGCTGGTACGACGACGCGTTCGGCATGCCGGTCGACTGCATCGCGATGCCGACGGTGCCGGGCGAGCCGCCGGCGCTCGACGAGGTGGCGTCGATGACGGCCGCGCAGGGCGGCGCGCTGTTCGAGCGCGTCGTGCGCCAGACGTCGCCGGCGACGCTCGCCGGCGTGCCGTCCGTGTCGATCCCGGCCGGACGCTCCGCGCAGACGGGGCTGCCGGTCGGCCTGATGCTGGAAGGGCCGTGGGGCAGCGACCGCCGCCTGCTGGCGATCGCGCGCCGGATCGACGCGCGGCTGCGGGCGGACGCGACGGCCGCCTGAACCGCCGCGTTCAGGCCAGATAGGCCTTCATGAAGTCGACCCATGCACGCACCTTCTGCGGTACGTGCGGGGTCGACGGGTACAGCGCGTACACCGCCTGCGGCGGAAACCGGTAGTCGGGGAGCGCGTCGACCAGCGCGCCGCTCGCGAGGTCGTCGCGCACGAGCCACTCGGGCAGCAGCGCAACGCCGCTGCCTTGTCGCGCCAGCACGCGCAGTACCGATGCGTTGTCGACCACGACACGCGGCTTGGCGCCGGGCTGAAACGCGTGCGGGTTGCCGTCGCGATCCGCGAGCGTCCAGGTGGCGATCCGCTCGAGCCGCGTGTGGCCGAGCTGCGGCAGGCGCGCCAGCACGTCGGGCGAATCGATGCGCGACAGGCCGGCCGCGGCGAGCAGCGACGGCGCGATCACGGGCCGCACTTCGTAGGTGGCAAGGCATGCGCCACGGTACGGCAGGTCCTGGAACTGTTCGAGGCGCCCGAGCCGGATCGCGACGTCGACGCGCTCGCGCACCAGGTCGACCTGCGACGCGTGCGTCTCGAGCCGCACGCGCAGCGCGGGATGGCGCTGCATGAACGCGTGCAGCGCCGGTGCGACCACCATCGTCCCGTACTCGACGGTCGACGTCACGCGCAGCACGCCGTGCATCCCGCCATGCTCGCTGCGGGCGTCTTCGATCGCGCTTTCGGCTTCCTCCAGCACGCGCAGGCAGCGCGCATA
The sequence above is drawn from the Burkholderia stabilis genome and encodes:
- a CDS encoding LysR family transcriptional regulator — translated: MVSLDRFAVFRAIVEAGSFTAAAAQLNQARAAVSFNIKQLETELGVTLLTRTTRRVELTDAGERFYARCLRVLEEAESAIEDARSEHGGMHGVLRVTSTVEYGTMVVAPALHAFMQRHPALRVRLETHASQVDLVRERVDVAIRLGRLEQFQDLPYRGACLATYEVRPVIAPSLLAAAGLSRIDSPDVLARLPQLGHTRLERIATWTLADRDGNPHAFQPGAKPRVVVDNASVLRVLARQGSGVALLPEWLVRDDLASGALVDALPDYRFPPQAVYALYPSTPHVPQKVRAWVDFMKAYLA
- a CDS encoding Lrp/AsnC family transcriptional regulator, which produces MTDKKMQLDKIDLRILDILRTDGRISYRKLSELVNLTPRPCQARVERLEALGVIAGYRAVINAPRATKPIVVIAQIVLADHGRSQAPFEEEMRANPAVLDCWLVSGTFDFLVRLACEDLDEYRRIANVWLESPRFRIEKIVTTAELQAIKRSVV
- the iaaH gene encoding indoleacetamide hydrolase, coding for MTTQPNRVSSQSLASGASVREIADTVRTAGRRAADIADDALARLAAIAPLNAMVHVDADLARRTAASVDARIAQGDVLPLAGVPFVIKDNLDTVAMPTLGASPAVNGYRAAEDALAVRRLLDAGAVPLGKANMHELAFGITSGNRHFGAVGNPHDPRRIAGGSSGGTAAAVAAGIPFGLGTDTGGSVRIPAAFCGVYGLRPSAQRYSPHGVLSLSPTRDTVGPIGHDIDDLLLLDTVLTRDDSPAAAPEWPRLRIGVPGAPYFDALDPGVAACIERALASFAAAGATLVPLPAMPLHEANEACSFPIVAFEANRYWRNFAAERLGIPFDVFVERIASDDVRDIFRSFVAAPVEAGAYAEGIACRQRLVRWYDDAFGMPVDCIAMPTVPGEPPALDEVASMTAAQGGALFERVVRQTSPATLAGVPSVSIPAGRSAQTGLPVGLMLEGPWGSDRRLLAIARRIDARLRADATAA
- a CDS encoding amino acid permease; the encoded protein is MDALQAAAETAAPSGTTLKRRLQGRHIAMIAIGGSIGTGLFVASGASVAQAGPGGAIAAYIAIGMMVYFVVTGLGEMAALMPVSGSFAVYGEKYVDEGFGVALGWTYWYSWAVTIAIELVAAQIVMRYWFPSVPGVWWGAGFLVLIFLLNTLSVRGFGESEYWFSLIKVVTVIAFIAAGLLIAAGVLGSGHPVGLRNFTTGDAPFVGGVHAMMSVALIAGFSFLGTELVGITAGESENPRKTIPRAVKQIFWRIMLFYVLAIFVIGLLVPYTDPNLLKSDVTDIGVSPFTLVFSHAGFTVAAGAMNLVILTAVLSAGNSGTYAATRMLYNLASEGRAPAMFATLSPGGVPRNALYATMAVGGLCFLTSLTNNQSIYLWLLNTVGITGFIAWLGIAVCHYRFRKGFVKQGYRLEQLPYRAKWFPFGPLFAIAICIVISLGQDYQAFFAARIDWMEVLSIYVWIPLFVAIWWAYRRARKSRLVRYEDMDIGPWLTRSVDTMADTRERSRGA